In one Candidatus Thermoplasmatota archaeon genomic region, the following are encoded:
- the cutA gene encoding divalent-cation tolerance protein CutA translates to MPAPGPRDDLSEVLFLYTVAASEAEARRVASHLLKRRLVACVNAFPVSSRYWWKGKIESASEVAMVMKSTQGLVREVAKELRRVHSYDVPALVALPVAEGLGAYLDWVRGETRGPPLSKAVKPIKARNGRARAGRRTRRSGAWPRRASSA, encoded by the coding sequence ATGCCCGCTCCCGGTCCACGCGACGACCTCTCGGAAGTGCTGTTTCTGTACACGGTCGCCGCCAGCGAAGCGGAGGCGCGGCGCGTCGCCTCGCACCTTCTCAAGCGGCGCCTGGTCGCCTGCGTGAACGCCTTCCCCGTCTCGTCCCGCTACTGGTGGAAGGGCAAGATCGAGTCCGCGTCCGAGGTCGCGATGGTGATGAAGAGCACGCAGGGCCTCGTGCGCGAGGTCGCCAAGGAGCTTCGCCGCGTGCACTCGTACGACGTTCCCGCGCTCGTGGCGCTTCCCGTGGCCGAGGGGCTTGGCGCCTACCTCGACTGGGTGCGCGGCGAGACGCGCGGCCCCCCGCTCTCGAAGGCGGTGAAGCCCATCAAGGCTCGAAACGGACGGGCACGCGCGGGGCGACGAACTCGTCGATCAGGCGCTTGGCCCAGGCGAGCTTCCTCCGCTTGA